From Synchiropus splendidus isolate RoL2022-P1 chromosome 10, RoL_Sspl_1.0, whole genome shotgun sequence, the proteins below share one genomic window:
- the LOC128765612 gene encoding nck-associated protein 5-like isoform X3: protein MVTLQQSFSSMEETVRTLLQNQDSLEGPKVDPLDLMKAYKDKLLEEMWKQQDSLEGPAATVADPSASPEAGSGSEESSKDSNLLLERLRALEAENSALSLENDNQRKQYERCLDEVANQVVQALLTQKDLKEECVKLRTRVFDLEQQNRILSVLFQQRVKMSAVPVSQEIQMNGRAGIPAGQWPSLLSLTCPRSSGSGSEVSLSSGCSEYSSGSHTWAEGRGFSKQCATSRDKRMSMGLGNHSMAIEQPDLGWKEGHILKGLKRLQMSGSTETPSPAPTQHCKDCMTSNEGIYSLGGKHIGRQEARTKEEEPTNKSYKIATETDSDDPNDDASKLETNGSGGTPKRERLSLDELEVNCDGESQYEKDHGKPDQTSGLFNSPITDNFVFSAHPNIKLGASPTNSLAHLNERNKDSLEKHKQSEKMLSDRNNNQERSTDRKSRLDYVKRQQGKIPVKQVDVGSPGEVNKAVQNCATRALSCESEARQRSSSMEVTHTRNQTSQDNSVSDSPHRKPKPQPCDSARKAFILRSKSADGGPEQQKHVHSPLHQKLIKDHRSKGHTNPPGNSVSNKRTNQMHGPSNGTKIEREEDNGTATSRSLERVQQPSPLASPVKNAKVMKSSGIQESSNSPTKLPSRQTNNESTEDSIYDNLPCSPRKQPRQEQHCETPRSEDRSTSPPPLPGRSASLLHRSGGDSLHRAHKQVPQPQSCTTGKTASIVPKSQPIQSTSIMQLQQSSKVKDNQPVTANMDVDGIVHIKESKIFNTHSSRMQPMPGQECQTCESAQLSMDRPILYHNGNVPACMMPNQNFLQRSHQSVSEPKLSEVLPQMYSNIYCHGVSNNPQNCTSRIVKVAYPVNAKSHEAIPGQESGTFMVFGRGQNKDEASIKGAQTFQTYTCDQQMIHEYAAHDRSRRKIETRCSSLDSEPAVQPVESDSGVMLDWGFDEEGWLFKRSVSVSTRPPLKPVMGMNGAKARSQSFGARYMDRPSFNRSGKVRTQIKTHSGSSLNSLGDVLPGSLSCSSSYHCPMNRSLLNNFLLEEGLTAPQHLGSSSERLQSLKLQREQARRLQIEQQFSSAFGEPVSEEPERQNTITTIEEKVMIGIEENLHKTQEQERSVEVKQKSGSSLANWFGFRKSKLPAPSSKKAEAPRTKDDKREQKITSLLGGKQSKSDKKKERRKSDGKECSVGRRESHDAVRACISMPCPGMSLNDLQGHTDIIVEPQLMKRRTEENGSATKSPNQEAVIGETKPKKPTYATPKTKSNTSQQKEQTRLQLAN, encoded by the exons GTGGCAAACCAAGTGGTCCAAGCTCTGCTCACACAAAAG GATTTGAAGGAAGAATGCGTGAAGCTGCGGACACGTGTGTTTGACCTGGAGCAGCAGAACCGAATACTGAGCGTGCTGTTTCAACAGCGTGTCAAAATGTCCGCCGTTCCCGTCTCCCAG GAAATACAGATGAATGGAAGAGCAGGGATCCCAGCTGGACAGTGGCCCAGCCTATTGAGTCTGACGTGCCCACGCAGCAGCGGAAGTGGCAGTGAGGTTTCGCTCTCCAGTGGTTGCAGCGAGTATTCCAGCGGCTCCCACACTTGGGCTGAGGGACGAGGCTTCTCCAAACAG TGTGCCACCAGCCGAGACAAGCGCATGAGTATGGGTTTAGGCAATCACTCAATGGCCATTGAGCAACCAGATTTGGGCTGGAAGGAAGGCCATATTCTGAAAGGCCTGAAGCGCCTTCAGATGTCGGGCTCCACTGAGACACCAAGTCCGGCACCTACGCAGCACTGCAAAGACTGCATGACCTCAAATGAGGGGATTTACTCACTCGGCGGCAAACACATTGGTCGACAGGAGGCTCGAACCAAAGAAGAGGAGCCGACAAACAAGTCGTATAAGATCGCTACAGAGACCGACTCCGATGATCCCAACGACGACGCATCAAAGCTGGAAACTAATGGGTCTGGGGGCACCCCAAAAAGAGAACGTCTATCGTTAGATGAGCTGGAAGTCAACTGCGACGGTGAGAGTCAATATGAAAAAGATCATGGGAAACCTGACCAGACCTCCGGGCTTTTCAACTCACCCATCACTGATAACTTTGTGTTTTCCGCCCATCCAAACATTAAACTAGGTGCAAGCCCAACCAACAGCCTCGCGCACCTGAATGAACGGAATAAAGACTCGCTAGAGAAGCACAAGCAATCTGAAAAGATGCTAAGTGACAGAAACAACAACCAGGAAAGGTCTACAGATCGGAAATCGAGACTCGATTACGTCAAAAGACAACAAGGAAAAATTCCAGTCAAACAAGTTGACGTTGGATCGCCTGGTGAGGTAAACAAGGCTGTTCAGAACTGTGCAACAAGAGCGCTGAGCTGCGAAAGTGAAGCCAGACAACGCAGTTCCTCCATGGAAGTCACTCATACTAGGAATCAGACAAGCCAGGACAACTCGGTGTCAGACTCGCCACACAGGAAACCAAAGCCACAGCCTTGCGACTCGGCCAGGAAAGCTTTCATTCTGCGAAGCAAGAGTGCGGATGGAGGACCAGAACAGCAGAAGCATGTTCACTCTCCACTACACCAAAAGCTTATTAAGGATCACAGATCTAAAGGGCACACAAATCCTCCTGGGAACAGTGTGTCTAACAAAAGGACGAATCAAATGCATGGACCCAGCAATGGAACAAAAATTGAGCGAGAGGAGGATAATGGAACAGCTACTTCCAGGTCTCTTGAGCGAGTGCAGCAGCCTTCTCCTCTCGCCTCGCCGGTGAAAAATGCAAAAGTAATGAAATCGTCCGGGATTCAAGAAAGCTCAAACAGCCCGACTAAATTACCTTCACGTCAAACCAACAACGAATCTACGGAAGATAGCATCTACGATAACTTGCCTTGCTCTCCAAGAAAACAGCCACGGCAAGAGCAGCACTGCGAAACACCTCGCTCAGAGGACCGGTCTACGTCCCCGCCCCCTCTTCCTGGACGATCTGCATCACTGCTCCATAGGTCTGGTGGTGACTCCCTCCACAGAGCTCACAAACAAGTTCCTCAACCACAGAGTTGTACCACTGGAAAAACGGCATCCATTGTCCCAAAATCACAACCAATTCAAAGTACCTCCATCATGCAACTTCAACAATCTAGCAAAGTCAAAGATAACCAGCCCGTGACTGCAAACATGGATGTGGACGGAATAGTGCACATCAAAGAGTCCAagattttcaatacccactccTCAAGGATGCAACCTATGCCGGGTCAAGAGTGCCAAACCTGCGAGTCTGCCCAGTTGTCCATGGACAGACCCATTCTGTACCACAATGGAAATGTACCTGCTTGCATGATGCCTAATCAGAACTTCTTACAAAGGTCACACCAGAGCGTAAGTGAGCCGAAACTTTCTGAAGTCTTGCCCCAGATGTATTCAAACATTTACTGCCACGGCGTGAGTAATAATCCCCAGAACTGCACGTCGAGGATTGTCAAGGTAGCCTACCCGGTAAACGCCAAGTCTCACGAAGCAATTcctggacaggagagtggaacCTTCATGGTTTTTGGGCGGGGACAGAATAAAGACGAGGCGAGCATCAAAGGTGCCCAAACATTCCAGACCTACACGTGCGATCAACAGATGATTCATGAATACGCCGCTCACGATAGATCCCGAAGGAAAATTGAGACCCGTTGTAGTTCATTAGATTCCGAACCAGCCGTTCAGCCGGTTGAATCGGACAGTGGAGTGATGTTGGACTGGGGATTTGATGAGGAAGGTTGGTTGTTTAAACGATCCGTTTCAGTGTCAACCAGGCCTCCGCTCAAGCCAGTAATGGGCATGAATGGGGCAAAAGCGCGAAGCCAGAGTTTTGGTGCACGTTACATGGACAGACCTAGCTTCAACAGATCTGGAAAGGTTCGTACTCAAATCAAAACCCACTCAGGAAGCTCCTTAAACTCTCTGGGGGACGTCCTTCCTGGAAGTTTGAGCTGCTCCAGTAGCTACCATTGTCCCATGAACCGATCCCTTTTAAACAATTTTCTCCTTGAGGAGGGTCTCACAGCTCCACAACACCTAGGATCCTCCAGTGAGCGGCTCCAGAGTCTCAAACTGCAGCGAGAGCAGGCAAGAAGACTGCAAATAGAACAGCAATTTTCAAGTGCTTTTGGGGAGCCTGTGTCCGAAGAACCAGAGAGACAAAACACCATCACAACCATCGAAGAGAAGGTGATGATCGGCATTGAGGAGAACCTACACAAGACTCAAGAGCAGGAGAGGAGTGTTGAAGTGAAACAGAAATCCGGCTCATCCTTGGCAAATTGGTTTGGATTCCGCAAGAGTAAACTTCCAGCTCCAAGCAGCAAAAAGGCGGAGGCTCCTCGAACAAAAGATGACAAGAGGGAGCAAAAGATCACATCTCTTCTGGGCGGGAAGCAGTCCAAAtcagacaaaaagaaagaaaggagaaAAAGCGACGGGAAAGAATG TTCCGTGGGGAGAAGGGAGTCCCATGATGCTGTGCGGGCCTGTATCTCAATGCCCTGCCCCGGGATGTCGCTGAACGACTTGCAAGGACACACCGACATCATTGTGGAACCGCAG CTGATGAAACGGAGAACTGAGGAAAATGGATCTGCAACAAAGAGCCCCAACCAGGAAGCAGTGATAG GTGAGACAAAGCCAAAGAAGCCAACGTACGCAACGCCCAAAACGAAATCCAACACGAGTCAACAGAAGGAACAGACACGACTGCAGCTCGCCAACT ag
- the LOC128765612 gene encoding nck-associated protein 5-like isoform X1: MVTLQQSFSSMEETVRTLLQNQDSLEGPKVDPLDLMKAYKDKLLEEMWKQQDSLEGPAATVADPSASPEAGSGSEESSKDSNLLLERLRALEAENSALSLENDNQRKQYERCLDEVANQVVQALLTQKDLKEECVKLRTRVFDLEQQNRILSVLFQQRVKMSAVPVSQEIQMNGRAGIPAGQWPSLLSLTCPRSSGSGSEVSLSSGCSEYSSGSHTWAEGRGFSKQCATSRDKRMSMGLGNHSMAIEQPDLGWKEGHILKGLKRLQMSGSTETPSPAPTQHCKDCMTSNEGIYSLGGKHIGRQEARTKEEEPTNKSYKIATETDSDDPNDDASKLETNGSGGTPKRERLSLDELEVNCDGESQYEKDHGKPDQTSGLFNSPITDNFVFSAHPNIKLGASPTNSLAHLNERNKDSLEKHKQSEKMLSDRNNNQERSTDRKSRLDYVKRQQGKIPVKQVDVGSPGEVNKAVQNCATRALSCESEARQRSSSMEVTHTRNQTSQDNSVSDSPHRKPKPQPCDSARKAFILRSKSADGGPEQQKHVHSPLHQKLIKDHRSKGHTNPPGNSVSNKRTNQMHGPSNGTKIEREEDNGTATSRSLERVQQPSPLASPVKNAKVMKSSGIQESSNSPTKLPSRQTNNESTEDSIYDNLPCSPRKQPRQEQHCETPRSEDRSTSPPPLPGRSASLLHRSGGDSLHRAHKQVPQPQSCTTGKTASIVPKSQPIQSTSIMQLQQSSKVKDNQPVTANMDVDGIVHIKESKIFNTHSSRMQPMPGQECQTCESAQLSMDRPILYHNGNVPACMMPNQNFLQRSHQSVSEPKLSEVLPQMYSNIYCHGVSNNPQNCTSRIVKVAYPVNAKSHEAIPGQESGTFMVFGRGQNKDEASIKGAQTFQTYTCDQQMIHEYAAHDRSRRKIETRCSSLDSEPAVQPVESDSGVMLDWGFDEEGWLFKRSVSVSTRPPLKPVMGMNGAKARSQSFGARYMDRPSFNRSGKVRTQIKTHSGSSLNSLGDVLPGSLSCSSSYHCPMNRSLLNNFLLEEGLTAPQHLGSSSERLQSLKLQREQARRLQIEQQFSSAFGEPVSEEPERQNTITTIEEKVMIGIEENLHKTQEQERSVEVKQKSGSSLANWFGFRKSKLPAPSSKKAEAPRTKDDKREQKITSLLGGKQSKSDKKKERRKSDGKECSVGRRESHDAVRACISMPCPGMSLNDLQGHTDIIVEPQLMKRRTEENGSATKSPNQEAVIVVPIPVHFSCSPCAAGSGCKMRTLDSGIGTIPLPESCSFFSSILHFLPKSSSTPEQSLSPPSVPGSSSEEVSPSPLPRWRIPSGFKEGSNAGVPSSLSESSVTHIQSVPFPTVAFLQPVQPQSPPIVTSARVCETQCSIPRAPPGETKPKKPTYATPKTKSNTSQQKEQTRLQLAN, from the exons GTGGCAAACCAAGTGGTCCAAGCTCTGCTCACACAAAAG GATTTGAAGGAAGAATGCGTGAAGCTGCGGACACGTGTGTTTGACCTGGAGCAGCAGAACCGAATACTGAGCGTGCTGTTTCAACAGCGTGTCAAAATGTCCGCCGTTCCCGTCTCCCAG GAAATACAGATGAATGGAAGAGCAGGGATCCCAGCTGGACAGTGGCCCAGCCTATTGAGTCTGACGTGCCCACGCAGCAGCGGAAGTGGCAGTGAGGTTTCGCTCTCCAGTGGTTGCAGCGAGTATTCCAGCGGCTCCCACACTTGGGCTGAGGGACGAGGCTTCTCCAAACAG TGTGCCACCAGCCGAGACAAGCGCATGAGTATGGGTTTAGGCAATCACTCAATGGCCATTGAGCAACCAGATTTGGGCTGGAAGGAAGGCCATATTCTGAAAGGCCTGAAGCGCCTTCAGATGTCGGGCTCCACTGAGACACCAAGTCCGGCACCTACGCAGCACTGCAAAGACTGCATGACCTCAAATGAGGGGATTTACTCACTCGGCGGCAAACACATTGGTCGACAGGAGGCTCGAACCAAAGAAGAGGAGCCGACAAACAAGTCGTATAAGATCGCTACAGAGACCGACTCCGATGATCCCAACGACGACGCATCAAAGCTGGAAACTAATGGGTCTGGGGGCACCCCAAAAAGAGAACGTCTATCGTTAGATGAGCTGGAAGTCAACTGCGACGGTGAGAGTCAATATGAAAAAGATCATGGGAAACCTGACCAGACCTCCGGGCTTTTCAACTCACCCATCACTGATAACTTTGTGTTTTCCGCCCATCCAAACATTAAACTAGGTGCAAGCCCAACCAACAGCCTCGCGCACCTGAATGAACGGAATAAAGACTCGCTAGAGAAGCACAAGCAATCTGAAAAGATGCTAAGTGACAGAAACAACAACCAGGAAAGGTCTACAGATCGGAAATCGAGACTCGATTACGTCAAAAGACAACAAGGAAAAATTCCAGTCAAACAAGTTGACGTTGGATCGCCTGGTGAGGTAAACAAGGCTGTTCAGAACTGTGCAACAAGAGCGCTGAGCTGCGAAAGTGAAGCCAGACAACGCAGTTCCTCCATGGAAGTCACTCATACTAGGAATCAGACAAGCCAGGACAACTCGGTGTCAGACTCGCCACACAGGAAACCAAAGCCACAGCCTTGCGACTCGGCCAGGAAAGCTTTCATTCTGCGAAGCAAGAGTGCGGATGGAGGACCAGAACAGCAGAAGCATGTTCACTCTCCACTACACCAAAAGCTTATTAAGGATCACAGATCTAAAGGGCACACAAATCCTCCTGGGAACAGTGTGTCTAACAAAAGGACGAATCAAATGCATGGACCCAGCAATGGAACAAAAATTGAGCGAGAGGAGGATAATGGAACAGCTACTTCCAGGTCTCTTGAGCGAGTGCAGCAGCCTTCTCCTCTCGCCTCGCCGGTGAAAAATGCAAAAGTAATGAAATCGTCCGGGATTCAAGAAAGCTCAAACAGCCCGACTAAATTACCTTCACGTCAAACCAACAACGAATCTACGGAAGATAGCATCTACGATAACTTGCCTTGCTCTCCAAGAAAACAGCCACGGCAAGAGCAGCACTGCGAAACACCTCGCTCAGAGGACCGGTCTACGTCCCCGCCCCCTCTTCCTGGACGATCTGCATCACTGCTCCATAGGTCTGGTGGTGACTCCCTCCACAGAGCTCACAAACAAGTTCCTCAACCACAGAGTTGTACCACTGGAAAAACGGCATCCATTGTCCCAAAATCACAACCAATTCAAAGTACCTCCATCATGCAACTTCAACAATCTAGCAAAGTCAAAGATAACCAGCCCGTGACTGCAAACATGGATGTGGACGGAATAGTGCACATCAAAGAGTCCAagattttcaatacccactccTCAAGGATGCAACCTATGCCGGGTCAAGAGTGCCAAACCTGCGAGTCTGCCCAGTTGTCCATGGACAGACCCATTCTGTACCACAATGGAAATGTACCTGCTTGCATGATGCCTAATCAGAACTTCTTACAAAGGTCACACCAGAGCGTAAGTGAGCCGAAACTTTCTGAAGTCTTGCCCCAGATGTATTCAAACATTTACTGCCACGGCGTGAGTAATAATCCCCAGAACTGCACGTCGAGGATTGTCAAGGTAGCCTACCCGGTAAACGCCAAGTCTCACGAAGCAATTcctggacaggagagtggaacCTTCATGGTTTTTGGGCGGGGACAGAATAAAGACGAGGCGAGCATCAAAGGTGCCCAAACATTCCAGACCTACACGTGCGATCAACAGATGATTCATGAATACGCCGCTCACGATAGATCCCGAAGGAAAATTGAGACCCGTTGTAGTTCATTAGATTCCGAACCAGCCGTTCAGCCGGTTGAATCGGACAGTGGAGTGATGTTGGACTGGGGATTTGATGAGGAAGGTTGGTTGTTTAAACGATCCGTTTCAGTGTCAACCAGGCCTCCGCTCAAGCCAGTAATGGGCATGAATGGGGCAAAAGCGCGAAGCCAGAGTTTTGGTGCACGTTACATGGACAGACCTAGCTTCAACAGATCTGGAAAGGTTCGTACTCAAATCAAAACCCACTCAGGAAGCTCCTTAAACTCTCTGGGGGACGTCCTTCCTGGAAGTTTGAGCTGCTCCAGTAGCTACCATTGTCCCATGAACCGATCCCTTTTAAACAATTTTCTCCTTGAGGAGGGTCTCACAGCTCCACAACACCTAGGATCCTCCAGTGAGCGGCTCCAGAGTCTCAAACTGCAGCGAGAGCAGGCAAGAAGACTGCAAATAGAACAGCAATTTTCAAGTGCTTTTGGGGAGCCTGTGTCCGAAGAACCAGAGAGACAAAACACCATCACAACCATCGAAGAGAAGGTGATGATCGGCATTGAGGAGAACCTACACAAGACTCAAGAGCAGGAGAGGAGTGTTGAAGTGAAACAGAAATCCGGCTCATCCTTGGCAAATTGGTTTGGATTCCGCAAGAGTAAACTTCCAGCTCCAAGCAGCAAAAAGGCGGAGGCTCCTCGAACAAAAGATGACAAGAGGGAGCAAAAGATCACATCTCTTCTGGGCGGGAAGCAGTCCAAAtcagacaaaaagaaagaaaggagaaAAAGCGACGGGAAAGAATG TTCCGTGGGGAGAAGGGAGTCCCATGATGCTGTGCGGGCCTGTATCTCAATGCCCTGCCCCGGGATGTCGCTGAACGACTTGCAAGGACACACCGACATCATTGTGGAACCGCAG CTGATGAAACGGAGAACTGAGGAAAATGGATCTGCAACAAAGAGCCCCAACCAGGAAGCAGTGATAG TGGTTCCCATACCAGTCCACTTCAGCTGTTCTCCTTGTGCCGCAGGCTCCGGCTGCAAGATGCGAACATTGGACAGTGGAATTGGGACAATCCCCCTTCCTGAATcctgctccttcttctcctccatcctGCACTTTCTCCCCAAATCCTCATCAACCCCAGAACAGTCTCTGAGTCCTCCCAGTGTCCCAGGGTCCTCCAGCGAGGAAGTCTCCCCTTCCCCGTTACCTCGATGGAGGATTCCCTCTGGCTTTAAGGAGGGCAGCAATGCTGGGGTCCCAAGCTCCTTGTCTGAATCCTCTGTGACCCACATCCAGTCAGTGCCTTTCCCCACTGTGGCCTTCCTTCAGCCCGTCCAACCCCAGTCTCCACCAATTGTGACCTCCGCCCGTGTGTGTGAGACCCAGTGCAGTATTCCCAGAGCGCCACCAG GTGAGACAAAGCCAAAGAAGCCAACGTACGCAACGCCCAAAACGAAATCCAACACGAGTCAACAGAAGGAACAGACACGACTGCAGCTCGCCAACT ag